DNA from Palaemon carinicauda isolate YSFRI2023 chromosome 23, ASM3689809v2, whole genome shotgun sequence:
CTCAACGCATCCACATGTAGCAATACAAAAATCAGATTTGGATATCACTGTTTGCCGTCTTTTAAACAATAGGTCACCAAGCAGCTGCCAAGCCCTGTAGTACAAATGGTTCGCCACTACCATATTATGGTTATGTCAAATATTTAACAATGTTTTGGCATGGGTATTTACTGTTCGGTCCTCTGTATCTCTATATTCATAACACTGATTATCTCTCAACGGCAAGTGCAGCACACCCACCCAACTCATGCAATTAAACCTCCCATCATCAGCGCATTCTCGAACTATGTAACCTGTTGTCCCAACTCACCATCATGTCTTAGGTGGTAGAAGTTCGAGTCATCAGGAGGTATATCCACATCCCCTAGCTTCAGGCCTGACCGCCATGAAAACACCAACCAAATCTGGTCCTCTGCATCACTTTCCACCTGAGCAATGTCCCTGATGAGTCCATTTTTCCCCAACGTCATTACTCTACCTCTGTTTCATTCCTCTCCAGAGTCATTTTTATACACAGAAAAACTGGGTACCTCCAagtggaaatatttctttatttccaatatacaAAACATGCCTTAGACAAATATAAACCTCAGTACTTATCGATTTTGAAACTTATATTGAAGTCTCCTCTGTCGTGGAAAAATCTCTTCATTGTTATAGGGAATTTCGAATGATAGGCATTTATTTTATTGCCGACTTTTGTCAtgataatcatgaggcctttgttttcaaactcaaacagttggtagtgggtgggtctttcattagcattattattgaatttttaattattagATCGTAAATAGTatttattgatgggcaccatagtaagtatggGAATGTGAAATGGTGTTCCTTGGGCCTAACAAAACAAGCTCGGTACATAAGTTGAGTTTACTATTCTCTTTGCAGCAATTCCATTTCCCGAATGTAGGACTGAGGTTGCTGAGTCTCTTATCAGAGATCTAGCTCAAATCAGTGTATGGtgtaaattatgaggcatgaacttgaatcctaacaaaacttaaagtatggcagtaagtagatcaaggactggctcctcaacatctggacctcagcattgataatgtttctttaactctgaatgattcttttaaaattttagttgtgattctcgtaAGCACATTTATTTTtcagaagcacattaggtctgtgtcttcttcaactgcacagaAATTTGGCTTACTGGGAAAGTtatataagattttcggtgaccaatctatttactaaaagtgttttaattatttaattctatATTGTTGGAGTAGTGTTCTCCCATGTGGTATTCGGATGGTGATTTTCATCGTAATTTATTGGTCAAGAACTTAtgttaaattatttttcttattcatgatctaaatgttaatctttggcacccacattcaattagttcatcatacgtgtgtgcataagatttttcatatttctgcacatcctttatattcagatctttcaCGTACAGTATCATCCTGGGTATAATGctaggcatgaagttaattctaatagccatgccttttcCATAATAAAccttaatactacacaatattttagaagttttattccagctgtggcgaagttgtcgaatgatcttactaatcaagTAGTTAAATCTGAAGAATTTAAAAAGTTTAtacctgcagcaaatgtttctatgttgaacagactggcataagtctctttctattgtttatatataaaagatctgttttaatgttgttactatttttaaatatatttcttttaattctccaTTACTTCCCGTTTAATtcctttgtttccttatttccgttcctcacatGGTTATGTTTCCTTGTAGGAGCTCTTGACATCCAGACATTTACCTAAGTATTTAAGTATCTGCTAAATCTACCCTTTTCTCATCACTCTCTTGTCACAAAGTACTCCAGATACAGCTCTCTAGCTGTTCCAGCCTCTCTGTATAGTCTTTTACTTTACCTTCAATACTTCCACCAACACTGATTGTGGATCTCAGGTACTGAAACTTTTCTACTCTATTTATTTCTTCTCCACCTAAACTGTTACTTTCTCTACAATCACCCTCATTGGGGGATCGCATGTATTTTGTCTTGATCCggcttattctcattcctctgtcctgtGGTGCTCCTCTCCACCATTCTAGGTTCATTTCCCGGTCTTCCCTTCTCTCAGCACTAAAAACTA
Protein-coding regions in this window:
- the LOC137617544 gene encoding uncharacterized protein translates to MEYTRVRSTDEVPEGFEVIARMHQGSVLSPIIFNIIIIAKTEEAREDVSWRISYADVIVFSAERREDREMNLEWWRGAPQDRGMRISRIKTKYMRSPNEGDCRESNSLGGEEINRVEKFQYLRSTISVGGSIEGKVKDYTERLEQLESCIWSTL